The window TACCTATATTCATAACAATTCAATAGACCTGAGAGAACCATTTTCTGATAGAAATGATGTTTTACAGGCATCATCCGTTAATTCGAAGATATCAACCGATATAAGGTATTTTGTAGCCAATATAGCTTTGTATAGTGAGTCGCACCTCGATTTTGTTTTTACCGGGTTAGATCTTCATTTTGATCATTTTCATACTTACCAACCTGAAGTAAGAAGCAGTATTGAGGCTCATTTGGCTACTGAGACTTATTGGAGAATGCACACGGCTGCTTCCTTTCAGAAGGGTACGGGAGACATCATCTATACAGGAGCTGAGAATGTGCTTAATGGGGTGTCTCCTGTTGTAATTAAAGGGGTGTCTGCTCCGCATGAAGGCATGGCAGTTGCTTTAGGCTCACAATATTTTGCGGTTACTGACACCGAAACAAATGAGGATACTCCCTCAATAATCAAGGTTGTGAAGTCTGACAATACAGTGGTCAAGCAATTTACCAATTATAAAAAAATATCAGGTTTCGCCAATTTCCGTATAGATTATATAGATCAGGCTGTTTTTGCCACAGATAAAAATTTATTAACCCTTAATATCGGGTATTCTACCGATTATAAGCTTATTGAAGGTACGATTCCTAATCCGATGTCATTTGGGGAAGAACCGTTCGACGAGCTCCATAATGTAAAAGATCTGACTAAAACATCGGTATTAGGGATTAAGAAAAATCAGGGTGTTTATAACATTGATTTAAAGACTAGGCAAATAGACCAATTGTTATCGTTGACCAATATTGAACTGGTAGTTTTTGATTTTGAAGATAAATTTTGTTATATCCTTACTTCGGATGGTATTTTAACAGCGTAC of the Zhouia spongiae genome contains:
- a CDS encoding DUF4625 domain-containing protein; the protein is MKKKVLNGVFFLLYVCVTALSSCETKDDDVINTLARPDIDLKELGSGHDSPNDKMGYIGRDIHVEAEIVAEGSIEQIELVIKQTDGSYMFNKVYTDEQYVGKLNTVFHKHLDIPAESVEGNYQFYFIVTDKLGQSTEVKSELTLKDYGTDAPEPEVKEYEGVKLIVTYIHNNSIDLREPFSDRNDVLQASSVNSKISTDIRYFVANIALYSESHLDFVFTGLDLHFDHFHTYQPEVRSSIEAHLATETYWRMHTAASFQKGTGDIIYTGAENVLNGVSPVVIKGVSAPHEGMAVALGSQYFAVTDTETNEDTPSIIKVVKSDNTVVKQFTNYKKISGFANFRIDYIDQAVFATDKNLLTLNIGYSTDYKLIEGTIPNPMSFGEEPFDELHNVKDLTKTSVLGIKKNQGVYNIDLKTRQIDQLLSLTNIELVVFDFEDKFCYILTSDGILTAYNTNDFSKINDVRFRLKNGKIPRIVASRKFVYVAYEGDKSIMRFGVPDLIQYKSIHVNDEISDIGLAGNLEEVMINNHK